The Streptomyces sp. HUAS CB01 genome has a segment encoding these proteins:
- a CDS encoding GMC family oxidoreductase has protein sequence MTEHDYAYDYVVVGGGTAGSVIASRLTEDPDVTVAVIEGGPSDVDREDVLTLRRWMGLLGGELDYDYPTTEQPRGNSHIRHSRARVLGGCSSHNTLIAFKPLPSDWDEWAEAGADGWDAAAMDPYFGKLLNNVVPVDEADRNAIARDFVEAAGSALGVPRVEGFNKKPFHEGVGFFDLAYHPENNKRSSASVAYLHPVMDERANLTVLLETWAYRLELDGTRARGVHVRSKDGEERLLRARREVIVCAGAVDTPRLLMHSGIGPKGDLEALGIPVVHDLPGVGENLLDHPESVIVWETHGPIPENSAMDSDAGLFVRRDDTERGPDLMFHFYQIPFTDNPERLGYERPAHGVSMTPNIPKPRSRGRLYLTSADPEVKPALDFRYFTDEDDYDGRTLVDGIRIAREIAKSEPLAGWLKREVCPGPEITGDEELSEYARKVAHTVYHPAGTCRMGSSADELAVVDPDLKIRGLEGIRIADASVFPTMPAVNPMIGVLMVGEKCADLLTLTGNEAR, from the coding sequence ATGACCGAGCACGACTATGCCTACGACTACGTCGTCGTCGGGGGCGGCACCGCCGGATCGGTGATCGCCTCCCGCCTGACCGAGGACCCCGACGTCACCGTGGCCGTCATCGAGGGCGGCCCGAGCGACGTGGACCGCGAGGACGTCCTCACCCTGCGCCGCTGGATGGGCCTCCTGGGCGGGGAACTCGACTACGACTACCCCACCACCGAACAGCCGCGCGGCAACTCCCACATCCGGCACAGCCGCGCCCGGGTGCTCGGCGGCTGCTCCTCGCACAACACGCTCATCGCGTTCAAGCCGCTGCCGTCCGACTGGGACGAATGGGCCGAGGCGGGGGCCGACGGCTGGGACGCCGCCGCCATGGACCCGTACTTCGGCAAGCTGCTCAACAACGTCGTCCCGGTCGACGAGGCCGACCGCAACGCCATCGCCCGGGACTTCGTCGAGGCCGCCGGGTCGGCGCTCGGCGTGCCGCGCGTCGAGGGCTTCAACAAGAAGCCGTTCCACGAGGGCGTCGGCTTCTTCGACCTCGCGTACCACCCCGAGAACAACAAGCGCTCCTCGGCGTCGGTGGCCTACCTCCACCCCGTGATGGACGAACGGGCCAACCTCACCGTGCTGCTGGAGACCTGGGCGTACCGGCTGGAGCTGGACGGCACCCGGGCCCGCGGCGTGCACGTCCGCTCGAAGGACGGGGAGGAGCGGCTGCTCCGGGCGCGACGCGAGGTGATCGTCTGCGCCGGGGCCGTGGACACGCCGCGGCTGCTGATGCACTCCGGCATCGGGCCCAAGGGCGACCTGGAGGCCCTCGGCATCCCCGTGGTCCACGATCTGCCGGGCGTCGGCGAGAACCTGCTGGACCACCCCGAGTCGGTGATCGTCTGGGAGACCCACGGGCCGATCCCGGAGAACTCGGCGATGGACTCCGACGCCGGTCTGTTCGTGCGCCGCGACGACACCGAGCGCGGCCCCGACCTGATGTTCCACTTCTACCAGATCCCGTTCACGGACAATCCGGAGCGGCTGGGCTACGAACGGCCCGCGCACGGCGTGTCGATGACGCCGAACATCCCCAAGCCGCGCAGCCGTGGCCGCCTCTACCTGACCAGCGCGGACCCCGAGGTCAAGCCCGCCCTGGACTTCCGCTACTTCACCGACGAGGACGACTACGACGGCCGGACGCTCGTCGACGGCATCCGGATCGCCCGGGAGATCGCGAAGTCCGAACCGCTGGCCGGCTGGCTGAAGCGGGAGGTCTGCCCGGGGCCGGAGATCACCGGCGACGAGGAGCTGAGCGAGTACGCGCGCAAGGTCGCCCACACGGTCTACCACCCGGCCGGCACCTGCCGAATGGGCTCCTCCGCCGATGAACTGGCCGTGGTCGACCCGGATCTGAAAATCCGGGGGCTCGAAGGAATCCGGATCGCCGACGCGTCCGTCTTCCCGACGATGCCGGCCGTCAACCCGATGATCGGAGTGCTGATGGTCGGCGAGAAATGTGCGGATCTGCTGACGCTGACGGGAAATGAGGCGCGATGA
- a CDS encoding XRE family transcriptional regulator: MPRWKALPEELDPQVREFASQLRRLVDRSGLSIAAVADRTGYSKTSWERFLNGRLLAPKGAIVALAEVTGTNPVHLTTMWELAERAWSRAEMRHDMTMEAIRISQARAALGEFGPNGPTAPAGRSGGLTTAAPDGEGPRDRPHVPAQPRSGSGRPGKPSGPSYAGAPASPGGPGQGRGRRRTTVFLAGLVGALLVIAAAVLLTDLGGGGDEPGTVAKSPSAAPTTSAPELPAGVKCFGADCTGQDPENMGCGGQLATTASRTNVGTAVVEVRYSKTCGAAWARITQATPGDKVQISADGESENGLVNADKDAYTPMVAVAAESEAEACATLTTGTEGCTTEQ, encoded by the coding sequence ATGCCTCGTTGGAAGGCGCTACCGGAAGAACTCGACCCGCAGGTGAGGGAGTTCGCGAGCCAGCTGCGCCGGCTCGTCGACCGCAGCGGGCTCAGCATCGCCGCCGTCGCGGACCGCACCGGATACAGCAAGACGTCGTGGGAGCGCTTTCTCAACGGACGGCTGCTCGCACCCAAGGGCGCGATCGTCGCGCTCGCCGAGGTGACCGGCACCAATCCCGTCCACCTCACGACCATGTGGGAGCTGGCCGAGCGCGCCTGGAGCCGCGCCGAGATGCGCCACGACATGACGATGGAGGCCATCCGGATATCCCAGGCGCGGGCCGCGCTGGGTGAGTTCGGGCCGAACGGGCCCACGGCCCCGGCCGGCCGCTCCGGCGGACTGACCACCGCCGCGCCGGACGGCGAGGGCCCGCGCGACCGGCCGCACGTGCCCGCCCAGCCCCGCAGCGGATCGGGACGGCCCGGGAAGCCGTCGGGGCCCTCGTACGCCGGTGCCCCCGCCTCGCCCGGCGGTCCGGGCCAGGGGCGCGGGCGGCGCAGGACGACGGTGTTCCTGGCGGGTCTCGTCGGTGCGCTGCTGGTGATCGCGGCCGCGGTGCTGCTGACCGACCTCGGCGGTGGCGGCGACGAGCCGGGCACGGTGGCCAAGTCGCCCTCCGCGGCGCCGACGACCAGCGCACCGGAGCTGCCCGCGGGCGTGAAGTGCTTCGGCGCCGACTGCACGGGCCAGGACCCCGAGAACATGGGGTGCGGCGGACAGCTCGCGACGACCGCCTCCCGGACGAACGTCGGCACCGCCGTCGTCGAGGTGCGCTACAGCAAGACCTGCGGGGCCGCATGGGCGCGGATCACCCAGGCCACGCCGGGCGACAAGGTGCAGATAAGCGCCGACGGCGAGAGCGAGAACGGTCTCGTCAACGCGGACAAGGACGCCTACACCCCGATGGTCGCCGTGGCCGCGGAGTCGGAGGCCGAAGCGTGCGCCACGCTGACGACCGGCACCGAGGGCTGCACGACGGAGCAGTAG
- a CDS encoding ABC transporter substrate-binding protein: MRTARTLRTAVAVAGALGVLSLTACGAADTGKSNDVGGDKTVKLTVPSWVGAQANVAVAKQILEKELGYKVKTQQMGEVLAWDALSKGDIDAILEDWGHPKEEKQYVDTKKTVVKGGDLGVTGHIGWYVPKYFADKHPDVTDWKNLNKYAKEFRTAESGDKGELLEGSPDYVTNDDAIISNLKLDLKTNYAGSEAAQITAIKKYAKDKKPFLTYWWTPQWLNAQIDMVEVKLPEYKEGCDADPKKVACAYPHTPLQKFLNADFAKEGGEAAEFLKNFRWTTEQQNEVALMIAGEKMSPEAAAEKWVKENEATWKAWLPKK, translated from the coding sequence ATGCGCACCGCCCGTACCCTCCGTACCGCCGTGGCCGTAGCCGGAGCCCTCGGCGTCCTCTCCCTCACCGCCTGCGGAGCCGCCGACACCGGCAAGAGCAACGACGTCGGCGGCGACAAGACCGTCAAGCTGACCGTCCCGTCCTGGGTCGGCGCCCAGGCGAACGTCGCCGTGGCCAAGCAGATCCTCGAGAAGGAGCTCGGCTACAAGGTCAAGACCCAGCAGATGGGCGAGGTCCTGGCCTGGGACGCGCTGTCCAAGGGCGACATCGACGCGATCCTCGAGGACTGGGGCCACCCCAAGGAGGAGAAGCAGTACGTCGACACCAAGAAGACCGTCGTCAAGGGCGGCGACCTCGGTGTCACCGGGCACATCGGCTGGTACGTCCCGAAGTACTTCGCGGACAAGCACCCCGATGTGACGGACTGGAAGAACCTCAACAAGTACGCCAAGGAGTTCAGGACCGCGGAGAGCGGTGACAAGGGCGAACTGCTGGAGGGCTCGCCCGACTACGTCACCAACGACGACGCGATCATCAGCAATCTGAAGCTGGACCTGAAGACCAACTACGCGGGCTCCGAGGCCGCGCAGATCACGGCCATCAAGAAGTACGCGAAGGACAAGAAGCCCTTCCTGACGTACTGGTGGACCCCGCAGTGGCTGAACGCCCAGATCGACATGGTCGAGGTCAAGCTGCCGGAGTACAAGGAGGGCTGCGACGCCGACCCGAAGAAGGTCGCGTGCGCCTACCCGCACACCCCGCTGCAGAAGTTCCTCAACGCGGACTTCGCGAAGGAGGGCGGCGAGGCCGCCGAGTTCCTGAAGAACTTCAGGTGGACGACCGAGCAGCAGAACGAGGTCGCGCTGATGATCGCCGGCGAGAAGATGTCGCCGGAGGCCGCGGCCGAGAAGTGGGTGAAGGAGAACGAGGCGACCTGGAAGGCGTGGCTGCCCAAGAAGTGA
- a CDS encoding aldehyde dehydrogenase family protein, producing the protein MSAQLTIHVAGEWRKAVSGATREILDPADATPFAVVAEGGAEDTDAAIAAARKAFDEGEWPRTPVAERAALLRRVAGLLERDREELGRLESRDAGKTVEEGRVDVDCVTDAFRYFADLVVNENGRVVDAGSPDIHSVVVHEPVGVCGLITPWNYPLLQASWKIAPALAAGNTFVVKPSEITPLSTVALIRLLSEAGLPDGVANLVTGPGDPVGARLAEHPDVDLVSFTGGLASGTKVMRAAADSVKKVALELGGKNPNVVFADACRDDESFDTAVDQALNAAFIHSGQVCSAGSRLIVEESLRERFVAELARRAELIRLGRGTDDGVECGPLVSAQQLAKTEEYVSSALAEGAVLRAGGKRPDGPGYFYRPTVLDRCDRTMRVVREEVFGPVLTVETFRTEDEAVALANDTEYGLAGGVWSSDPGRARRVAARLRHGTVWINDFHPYLPQAEWGGFGKSGIGRELGPAGLAEYRETKHIYQNLAPRPVRWFAG; encoded by the coding sequence GTGTCGGCACAACTGACCATCCACGTGGCCGGAGAATGGCGCAAAGCCGTCTCCGGCGCCACGCGCGAGATCCTCGACCCCGCTGACGCCACCCCCTTCGCGGTCGTGGCGGAGGGCGGGGCCGAGGACACCGACGCCGCGATCGCCGCCGCGCGCAAGGCGTTCGACGAGGGGGAGTGGCCCCGTACACCGGTGGCCGAGCGGGCGGCGCTGCTGCGCCGGGTCGCCGGGCTGCTGGAGCGGGACCGCGAGGAACTCGGGCGCCTGGAGAGCCGCGACGCCGGAAAGACCGTGGAGGAGGGCCGCGTCGACGTCGACTGCGTCACCGACGCCTTCCGCTACTTCGCCGACCTCGTCGTCAACGAGAACGGACGCGTCGTGGACGCCGGCTCGCCGGACATCCACAGCGTGGTCGTGCACGAGCCGGTCGGCGTGTGCGGTCTGATCACCCCGTGGAACTACCCGCTGCTGCAGGCGAGCTGGAAGATCGCGCCGGCCCTCGCGGCGGGCAACACCTTCGTCGTCAAGCCGAGCGAGATCACCCCGCTCAGTACCGTCGCCCTGATCCGCCTGCTGTCGGAGGCAGGGCTCCCGGACGGTGTCGCCAACCTCGTCACCGGCCCCGGCGACCCGGTGGGCGCCCGCCTCGCCGAGCACCCCGACGTCGACCTCGTCTCCTTCACCGGCGGGCTCGCCAGCGGCACCAAGGTCATGCGGGCCGCCGCCGACAGCGTCAAGAAGGTCGCCCTGGAGCTCGGCGGCAAGAACCCCAATGTCGTGTTCGCCGACGCCTGCAGGGACGACGAGAGCTTCGACACCGCCGTCGACCAGGCGCTGAACGCCGCCTTCATCCACAGCGGCCAGGTCTGCTCCGCCGGCTCCCGCCTCATCGTCGAGGAATCCCTGCGCGAGCGGTTCGTCGCCGAACTCGCCCGCCGCGCCGAGCTGATCCGGCTCGGCCGCGGCACGGACGACGGCGTCGAGTGCGGACCGCTCGTCTCCGCCCAGCAGTTGGCGAAGACCGAGGAGTACGTGTCCTCCGCCCTCGCCGAGGGCGCGGTGCTGCGCGCCGGCGGCAAGCGGCCCGACGGGCCCGGGTACTTCTACCGGCCGACCGTCCTCGACCGGTGCGACCGCACCATGCGCGTCGTGCGCGAAGAGGTCTTCGGCCCGGTGCTCACCGTCGAGACCTTCCGCACCGAGGACGAGGCCGTCGCGCTCGCCAACGACACCGAGTACGGCCTCGCGGGCGGCGTCTGGAGCAGCGACCCCGGGCGGGCCCGGCGGGTCGCGGCGCGGCTGCGCCACGGCACCGTCTGGATCAACGACTTCCACCCGTACCTGCCTCAGGCGGAGTGGGGCGGTTTCGGCAAGTCCGGCATCGGCCGGGAGCTCGGTCCCGCCGGGCTCGCCGAGTACCGCGAGACCAAGCACATCTATCAGAACCTCGCCCCGCGCCCCGTGCGCTGGTTCGCGGGCTGA
- a CDS encoding malate dehydrogenase, translated as MTRTPVNVTVTGAAGQIGYALLFRIASGQLLGADVPVRLRLLEIPQGLKAAEGTAMELDDCAFPLLQGIDITDDPNVAFDGANVALLVGARPRTKGMERGDLLEANGGIFKPQGKAINDRAADDIRVLVVGNPANTNALIAQAAAPDVPAERFTAMTRLDHNRALSQLAAKTGAPVSEIKRLTIWGNHSATQYPDVFHAEIAGKNAAEVVNDQAWLADTFIPTVAKRGAAIIEARGASSAASAANAAIDHIHTWVNGTAEGDWTSMGIPSDGSYGVPEGLISSFPVTCKGGAYEIVQGLDINEFSRTRIDASVKELEEEREAVRGLGLI; from the coding sequence ATGACCCGCACTCCCGTGAATGTCACCGTCACCGGCGCCGCCGGCCAGATCGGCTACGCGCTGCTCTTCCGCATCGCCTCGGGCCAACTGCTCGGCGCGGACGTGCCGGTCAGGCTCCGCCTCCTCGAGATCCCGCAGGGCCTGAAGGCCGCCGAGGGCACCGCGATGGAGCTCGACGACTGCGCCTTCCCGCTGCTCCAGGGCATCGACATCACCGACGACCCGAACGTCGCCTTCGACGGCGCCAACGTCGCGCTGCTCGTCGGCGCCCGCCCGCGCACCAAGGGGATGGAGCGCGGCGACCTGCTGGAGGCCAACGGCGGCATCTTCAAGCCGCAGGGCAAGGCCATCAACGACCGCGCCGCTGACGACATCAGGGTCCTCGTCGTGGGCAACCCGGCCAACACGAACGCGCTCATCGCGCAGGCCGCCGCCCCGGACGTACCGGCCGAGCGCTTCACCGCGATGACCCGCCTCGACCACAACCGCGCGCTGTCGCAGCTGGCCGCCAAGACCGGCGCCCCGGTCTCCGAGATCAAGCGCCTCACCATCTGGGGCAACCACTCCGCGACCCAGTACCCGGACGTCTTCCACGCGGAGATCGCGGGCAAGAACGCCGCGGAGGTCGTCAACGACCAGGCGTGGCTGGCGGACACCTTCATCCCGACCGTCGCCAAGCGCGGCGCCGCGATCATCGAGGCCCGCGGTGCCTCCTCGGCCGCCTCGGCCGCGAACGCCGCGATCGACCACATCCACACCTGGGTCAACGGCACCGCCGAGGGCGACTGGACCTCCATGGGCATCCCGTCGGACGGCTCCTACGGCGTCCCGGAGGGCCTGATCTCCTCCTTCCCGGTCACCTGCAAGGGCGGCGCGTACGAGATCGTCCAGGGCCTGGACATCAACGAGTTCTCCCGCACCCGCATCGACGCGTCGGTGAAGGAGCTCGAGGAGGAGCGCGAGGCGGTCCGCGGCCTCGGCCTCATCTGA
- a CDS encoding ABC transporter permease, with translation MSATVTTVAKTGTTAGEARAEDSGSLRDAVRRRRKLLAGGGVLAALLVLGALLLGGGGWPAGLTADISGPLDAANEWVVDNRDTHPLFLYFLLHLSNTATDGVDAVYQGLDALGWLGVVAAAVLVAWRAAGLGRRGLRVALTALGAFAVCGLLGMWDATLLTIALMVVSVAVAALLGALIGLAAGISDRVDRALRPVLDTMQVMPAFAYLLPFVLVFGTGTPAALFCTVIYAAPPMARLTALGLRGADPAALEASASLGASGWQRLWTARLPLARRQMLLGLNQTIMMALSMVVIAALVGAGGLGEEVYSALSTTDVGKAFAAGLPIVLIAVWLDRTTAAAGDASGTPAPAGSWLHGGRAWALVAAAVAAAAAVRTTTWPDAWTYDISTPVNKAQEWITENLTFTEVWAREFTLWVLNPLRDVLMWLPWWSVLLLVAAAAWLVGNWVSAVTATAAMAAIGVLGVWAKSLDTLSQVLAALVLTLVLGFLAGVLCARAGRLERWVRPLLDAMQTMPQFVYLIPVVALFGATRTSAIVAAVVYALPAVVRITTQGLREVDPAAVEASRSLGASTRQQLLGVQLPLARPALQLAVNQGVVLVLAVVVVGGLVGGGALGYDVIKGLSRGEMGLGMTAGIAIVCLGLVLDRVTQRTSRTPR, from the coding sequence ATGAGCGCCACCGTCACCACCGTCGCCAAGACCGGGACCACCGCGGGCGAAGCCCGGGCCGAGGACTCCGGCAGCCTGCGCGACGCCGTACGGCGCCGCCGGAAGCTGCTCGCGGGCGGCGGTGTGCTCGCCGCGCTCCTCGTGCTCGGCGCACTCCTGCTCGGCGGAGGCGGCTGGCCCGCCGGGCTGACCGCGGACATATCGGGGCCGCTCGACGCGGCCAACGAATGGGTCGTCGACAACCGCGACACCCACCCGCTCTTCCTGTACTTCCTGCTGCACCTGTCCAACACCGCCACGGACGGCGTCGACGCCGTGTACCAGGGGCTCGACGCGCTCGGCTGGCTCGGTGTCGTGGCCGCCGCCGTGCTCGTCGCCTGGCGCGCCGCCGGACTGGGGCGGCGCGGGCTGCGGGTCGCGCTGACGGCGCTCGGCGCGTTCGCCGTCTGCGGACTGCTCGGGATGTGGGACGCCACGCTGCTCACCATCGCGCTGATGGTGGTGTCCGTCGCGGTCGCCGCCCTGCTCGGCGCGCTGATCGGTCTCGCCGCGGGGATCTCCGACCGGGTGGACCGGGCACTGCGCCCGGTGCTCGACACCATGCAGGTGATGCCGGCCTTCGCGTACCTCCTGCCGTTCGTGCTGGTCTTCGGCACGGGAACGCCCGCCGCGCTGTTCTGCACCGTCATCTACGCCGCTCCGCCGATGGCCCGGCTCACCGCGCTCGGACTGCGCGGTGCTGACCCGGCGGCACTGGAGGCGTCCGCGTCGCTCGGCGCGAGCGGCTGGCAGCGGCTCTGGACCGCCCGGCTGCCCCTCGCCCGGAGGCAGATGCTCCTCGGCCTCAACCAGACGATCATGATGGCGCTGTCCATGGTGGTCATCGCCGCGCTGGTCGGCGCCGGCGGCCTCGGCGAGGAGGTGTACTCGGCGCTGTCGACCACGGACGTCGGCAAGGCGTTCGCCGCGGGTCTCCCGATCGTGCTCATCGCGGTCTGGCTGGACCGCACGACGGCGGCCGCGGGCGACGCCTCCGGCACGCCGGCGCCCGCCGGGAGCTGGCTGCACGGAGGCCGCGCATGGGCGCTGGTGGCCGCCGCGGTGGCCGCAGCGGCGGCCGTGCGCACCACGACCTGGCCCGACGCCTGGACGTACGACATCTCCACGCCGGTCAACAAGGCACAGGAGTGGATCACCGAGAACCTGACCTTCACCGAGGTCTGGGCGCGCGAGTTCACGCTGTGGGTGCTGAATCCGCTGCGGGACGTGCTGATGTGGCTGCCCTGGTGGTCCGTGCTGTTGCTGGTCGCCGCCGCGGCCTGGCTCGTCGGCAACTGGGTCTCCGCGGTCACGGCGACCGCTGCGATGGCGGCGATCGGCGTGCTCGGGGTGTGGGCCAAGTCCCTGGACACGCTCTCCCAGGTGCTCGCGGCACTGGTGCTCACGCTGGTGCTCGGCTTCCTCGCGGGCGTGCTGTGCGCCCGCGCCGGACGTCTCGAACGGTGGGTGCGGCCGCTGCTGGACGCCATGCAGACGATGCCGCAGTTCGTGTACCTCATCCCGGTCGTCGCGCTCTTCGGAGCCACCCGTACCTCGGCGATCGTGGCGGCCGTCGTGTACGCGCTGCCCGCGGTCGTGCGCATCACCACCCAGGGCCTGCGCGAGGTGGACCCGGCGGCCGTGGAGGCGTCCCGTTCGCTCGGCGCCTCAACGCGCCAGCAGCTCCTCGGCGTCCAGCTGCCGCTGGCCCGTCCGGCACTGCAGCTCGCCGTCAACCAGGGCGTGGTGCTGGTGCTCGCCGTGGTCGTGGTCGGCGGTCTCGTCGGCGGAGGCGCGCTCGGCTACGACGTGATCAAGGGCCTGTCCCGGGGCGAGATGGGCCTCGGCATGACGGCCGGGATCGCGATCGTCTGCCTCGGGCTCGTCCTGGACCGCGTCACCCAGCGGACCTCCCGCACCCCCCGCTGA
- a CDS encoding quaternary amine ABC transporter ATP-binding protein: MNGDTRETIDIDTKAPGTAGDATGNGEPPVFAVRDLWKVFGPRADRVPGSAELAALGPAELRERTGCTAAVRNVSFDVRRGEVFVVMGLSGSGKSTLVRTLTRLIEPTSGSIAIDGEDVLSMDKARLRELRRHRAAMVFQHFGLLPHRTVLDNVAYGLEIQGVGRAERRARAAEVVAKVGLDGLEERRPGQLSGGQQQRVGLARALAVDPEVLLFDEPFSALDPLIRRDMQEEVIRLHREEGRTMVFITHDLNEALRLGDRIALMRDGRIVQLGTPEEIVGSPADDYVRDFVRDVPREQVMTVRTAMRPAGDAAEAENGPAVAPGATVSEAIEAVARSGGPVRVVEGGRCLGVVDHAALLAVVAGVPAQGVAA; encoded by the coding sequence ATGAACGGCGACACCAGGGAAACGATCGACATCGACACCAAGGCCCCCGGTACGGCCGGCGACGCCACCGGGAACGGGGAACCGCCCGTGTTCGCGGTGCGCGACCTGTGGAAGGTGTTCGGGCCCCGGGCGGACCGTGTGCCCGGCTCGGCCGAACTCGCGGCGCTGGGCCCCGCTGAGCTGCGCGAGCGCACCGGCTGCACGGCCGCCGTGCGCAACGTCAGCTTCGACGTGCGCAGGGGCGAGGTCTTCGTCGTCATGGGGCTCTCCGGCTCCGGCAAGTCCACGCTCGTGCGCACGCTGACCCGGCTGATCGAACCGACCTCCGGCTCGATCGCCATCGACGGCGAGGACGTGCTCTCGATGGACAAGGCCCGCCTGCGCGAGCTGCGCCGGCACCGGGCCGCCATGGTCTTCCAGCACTTCGGTCTGCTGCCGCACCGCACCGTCCTCGACAACGTCGCCTACGGGCTGGAGATCCAGGGCGTGGGCAGGGCGGAACGGCGCGCCAGGGCCGCGGAGGTCGTCGCCAAGGTCGGCCTCGACGGACTGGAGGAGCGCCGTCCGGGTCAGCTCTCCGGCGGTCAGCAGCAGCGCGTCGGCCTCGCCCGGGCCCTCGCCGTCGACCCCGAAGTGCTGCTCTTCGACGAGCCGTTCAGCGCGCTCGACCCGCTGATCCGCCGTGACATGCAGGAGGAGGTGATCCGGCTGCACCGCGAGGAGGGCCGCACGATGGTCTTCATCACCCACGACCTGAACGAGGCGCTGCGCCTCGGCGACCGGATCGCCCTGATGCGGGACGGGCGCATCGTCCAGCTCGGCACCCCGGAGGAGATCGTCGGCTCACCCGCCGACGACTACGTACGGGACTTCGTCCGCGACGTGCCGCGTGAGCAGGTCATGACCGTCCGCACGGCCATGCGCCCCGCCGGTGACGCGGCCGAGGCCGAGAACGGCCCCGCGGTCGCCCCCGGCGCGACGGTCTCCGAGGCGATCGAGGCGGTCGCCCGCTCCGGCGGCCCCGTGCGCGTCGTCGAGGGCGGACGCTGCCTGGGCGTCGTGGACCACGCCGCGCTCCTCGCGGTCGTGGCGGGCGTCCCGGCGCAGGGGGTGGCGGCATGA
- a CDS encoding bifunctional methylenetetrahydrofolate dehydrogenase/methenyltetrahydrofolate cyclohydrolase, with amino-acid sequence MTAQILDGKATAAEIKSELAARVAALKARGFTPGLGTVLVGDDVGSRKYVAGKHRDCAEVGIASIQRELPETATQEEIEAVVRELNENPDCTGYIVQLPLPKGVDENRVLELIDPSKDADGLHPTNLGRLVLNEPAPLPCTPNGVIRLLRRYEVELKGAHVVVVGRGTTIGRSLPLMLTRRSENSTVTQCHTGTRDLSSHLRQADIIVAAAGSAHLVRPEDVKPGAAVLDVGVSRDGNGKIVGDVHPDVAQVAGWLSPNPGGVGPMTRAMLLVNVVEAAELAAAD; translated from the coding sequence ATGACCGCCCAGATTCTCGATGGCAAGGCCACCGCGGCCGAGATCAAGTCCGAACTGGCCGCCCGTGTGGCGGCGCTCAAGGCCAGGGGATTCACGCCCGGCCTCGGGACCGTCCTGGTCGGTGACGACGTCGGCAGCCGGAAGTACGTGGCCGGCAAGCACCGCGACTGCGCGGAGGTGGGCATCGCCTCCATCCAGCGCGAACTGCCGGAGACCGCCACGCAGGAGGAGATCGAGGCGGTCGTCCGCGAGCTGAACGAGAACCCGGACTGCACCGGATACATCGTGCAGCTGCCGCTCCCGAAGGGCGTCGACGAGAACCGCGTGCTGGAGCTGATCGACCCGTCGAAGGACGCGGACGGCCTGCACCCGACGAACCTCGGCCGTCTCGTACTGAACGAGCCCGCCCCGCTGCCGTGCACGCCGAACGGTGTGATCCGGTTGCTGCGCCGGTACGAGGTGGAACTGAAGGGCGCGCACGTCGTCGTCGTGGGCCGCGGCACCACCATCGGACGCTCCCTGCCGCTGATGCTGACCCGCCGCAGCGAGAACTCGACGGTCACCCAGTGCCACACCGGTACGCGGGACCTCTCCTCGCATCTGCGCCAGGCCGACATCATCGTGGCCGCGGCGGGCTCGGCCCACCTGGTCCGTCCCGAGGACGTCAAGCCGGGCGCCGCGGTGCTGGACGTCGGCGTCAGCCGGGACGGCAACGGGAAGATCGTCGGCGACGTCCACCCGGACGTCGCGCAGGTCGCCGGCTGGCTCTCGCCCAACCCGGGCGGCGTCGGCCCGATGACCCGCGCCATGCTCCTCGTCAACGTCGTCGAGGCGGCCGAGCTCGCAGCCGCGGACTGA
- a CDS encoding DUF3017 domain-containing protein: MDIPDNHAESAAGRRPARASGASRGPQGEPAGTPGTPGTSPSVNGADGADRAAGHANGSRPEASGEPAARNGAGPVGREAGTAGVSAPAADRTVSDGSAERAATNSSADDADRAATTVGAAAAAEEAEPGSPPGPAEDRTDTAERAASRSRRPPAVTRDTARPEGGGRAAPGDAPAPARQWPLLTVLGLAALGLLIVGVDPFDQAFRVGTMLVGLALLTGAALRRALPSVGMLAVRSRFTDMVTYGLLGTVIVLLALMVQPQPWLEIPFLEEAVRFTVR, encoded by the coding sequence ATGGACATCCCGGACAACCACGCCGAGTCCGCGGCCGGCCGCCGGCCGGCCCGGGCGAGCGGTGCGTCCCGCGGCCCGCAGGGCGAGCCGGCGGGCACCCCGGGCACGCCCGGCACGTCCCCGTCCGTGAACGGGGCCGACGGTGCGGACCGGGCGGCGGGGCACGCGAACGGCAGCCGGCCCGAAGCGTCCGGCGAGCCCGCCGCGCGGAACGGAGCGGGCCCCGTCGGGCGCGAAGCCGGTACGGCGGGCGTCTCCGCCCCCGCCGCGGACCGCACGGTGTCGGACGGCTCCGCGGAACGTGCGGCGACGAACAGCTCCGCGGACGACGCGGACCGTGCGGCGACGACCGTTGGCGCGGCCGCTGCCGCCGAGGAGGCGGAGCCCGGTTCCCCTCCCGGGCCGGCGGAGGACCGGACCGACACCGCCGAGCGGGCCGCGAGCAGGTCGCGGCGCCCGCCCGCCGTCACCCGTGACACCGCGCGTCCCGAGGGCGGCGGACGTGCCGCGCCCGGTGACGCTCCGGCGCCCGCGCGCCAGTGGCCGCTGCTCACGGTCCTCGGGCTCGCGGCGCTCGGTCTGCTGATCGTCGGCGTGGACCCGTTCGACCAGGCGTTCAGGGTCGGCACGATGCTCGTCGGCCTCGCGCTGCTCACCGGCGCCGCGCTGCGCCGGGCGCTGCCGTCCGTGGGCATGCTGGCGGTGCGCTCGCGTTTCACCGACATGGTCACGTACGGGCTGCTCGGCACCGTCATCGTGCTGCTCGCCCTGATGGTCCAGCCGCAGCCGTGGCTGGAGATCCCGTTCCTGGAGGAAGCGGTCCGCTTCACCGTGCGTTAG